The following are encoded together in the Armatimonadota bacterium genome:
- the pstC gene encoding phosphate ABC transporter permease subunit PstC has translation MRRNLRRTWEAVIEAAIKFAGVASIIFVILILVFLLKDALPILRTTTLGELISGQEWRPTSTPAKFGFLPLILGSFLVTAAALVIAIPLGVACAAFLSEVAPSSVREVVKPIVEILAAIPSVVFGFVGLMLLGSWVKGAANSVGDAIPGPEWLQSALNMPTGMAAITGAIMLALMTLPTIVSISEDALNAVPRSYRMGSWALGATRWQTIITVTLPAARSGIIAAIMLGIGRVVGETMTVLMVTGNSPVIPKLTNGLFRPVRTMTATIAAEMGETAHQTEHYHALFMLGVLLFLITFAVNTAADYVTNSQKHVETR, from the coding sequence ATGAGACGCAATCTGCGGCGGACATGGGAAGCTGTGATTGAAGCCGCGATCAAGTTCGCCGGCGTGGCTTCCATCATCTTCGTCATCCTGATCCTTGTCTTCCTACTCAAGGACGCCCTCCCGATTCTGCGCACAACCACCCTGGGTGAGTTGATCAGCGGCCAGGAGTGGCGGCCTACATCGACTCCCGCGAAGTTCGGGTTCCTGCCCCTGATCCTGGGCAGCTTTCTGGTCACCGCCGCGGCGCTGGTCATCGCCATTCCTCTGGGCGTGGCCTGTGCGGCATTCCTGTCCGAAGTGGCCCCGTCTTCCGTGCGCGAGGTAGTAAAACCAATCGTCGAGATACTTGCTGCGATTCCGTCCGTGGTGTTCGGCTTCGTGGGCCTTATGCTTCTGGGTTCCTGGGTAAAGGGCGCAGCGAACTCGGTCGGTGATGCCATCCCAGGGCCCGAATGGCTTCAGAGCGCCCTCAACATGCCTACGGGGATGGCGGCGATCACGGGGGCAATCATGCTCGCACTGATGACTCTTCCCACCATCGTGTCCATTTCCGAGGACGCTTTGAATGCAGTGCCCCGATCCTATCGCATGGGCTCCTGGGCTCTCGGGGCAACGCGCTGGCAGACCATCATCACGGTGACGCTCCCTGCCGCCCGGTCAGGCATCATCGCGGCAATCATGCTGGGCATCGGGCGCGTCGTGGGCGAGACGATGACGGTGCTGATGGTCACCGGCAATTCGCCGGTAATCCCGAAACTTACGAACGGCCTGTTTCGTCCGGTCCGTACCATGACCGCCACCATCGCCGCCGAAATGGGCGAGACGGCGCATCAGACCGAGCATTACCATGCCCTGTTCATGCTGGGCGTCCTGTTGTTTCTGATCACTTTTGCTGTGAACACTGCCGCGGACTATGTGACCAATTCCCAGAAGCACGTGGAGACCCGCTGA
- a CDS encoding PstS family phosphate ABC transporter substrate-binding protein, producing the protein MSAHKLSALLVVLVVCVSLVIAGCPKPQPTDQPSMDPAQLGGANMPEGSAPAEGSATTTIQAKGSDTLLQVAQALAEAYKAVKPGIEVSVTGGGSGTGFQALQEGTTDIANSSRSIKDEEVEACKAKGIEPVENLIGYDGIAVIVNKANPIEKLTIEQLSDIYTGAITDWKALGGKGEIVTLSRDTTSGTYEYFKEAVVQKGDKDSGLDFAASIVMLPSNSAIHDEVAKTENAIGYIGLGYLTDAVKAVPVVGKDGKPVSPAVDTVKDGSYPISRPLFMYTKKGSSPEVTAYLEWIMSDEGQKIVADEGFVPVK; encoded by the coding sequence ATGTCCGCTCACAAGTTGTCCGCGCTGTTGGTCGTCCTCGTCGTCTGCGTCTCGCTGGTTATTGCCGGTTGCCCCAAGCCGCAGCCGACCGACCAGCCCTCCATGGACCCTGCCCAATTGGGTGGCGCCAACATGCCGGAGGGATCCGCTCCCGCCGAGGGTAGCGCCACGACCACCATTCAGGCGAAAGGTTCCGACACCCTCCTCCAGGTCGCGCAGGCCCTGGCCGAGGCCTACAAGGCTGTCAAGCCTGGTATCGAAGTCTCCGTTACCGGCGGCGGTTCCGGCACGGGCTTCCAGGCCCTCCAGGAAGGCACTACCGACATCGCCAATTCCTCCCGCAGCATCAAAGATGAGGAGGTCGAGGCCTGCAAAGCCAAGGGGATCGAGCCGGTTGAGAACCTCATCGGCTACGACGGCATCGCGGTCATCGTGAACAAGGCTAACCCCATTGAGAAGCTTACCATTGAGCAGCTCTCCGACATCTACACCGGCGCCATTACGGACTGGAAGGCTCTGGGAGGCAAGGGCGAGATCGTGACCCTGTCCCGCGATACCACCTCGGGCACCTATGAGTATTTCAAGGAGGCCGTGGTCCAGAAGGGCGATAAGGACAGCGGTCTCGATTTTGCTGCCAGCATCGTGATGCTCCCGTCCAACAGCGCGATTCACGACGAGGTGGCCAAGACCGAGAACGCAATCGGCTACATCGGCCTGGGCTACCTGACCGATGCGGTGAAGGCGGTCCCGGTTGTGGGTAAAGACGGCAAACCCGTCTCCCCGGCCGTGGACACCGTCAAGGACGGCTCCTACCCCATCTCGCGCCCGCTGTTCATGTACACGAAGAAGGGTTCCTCCCCCGAGGTCACCGCCTACCTGGAGTGGATCATGAGTGACGAGGGGCAGAAGATCGTCGCAGACGAGGGCTTCGTCCCCGTCAAGTAG
- a CDS encoding PAS domain S-box protein, which translates to MRLTLKWKVAAAYSALIVLMCVGLNLVVRQTVSDAMTTRLREDLSGAARLIRAAIDRAEPGADLEDLVADLSARCNARVTLVAPNGRVLADSAADPETMEPHDTRIEIVEARQTGLAWSVRPSATVGIPMLYVAESAGPDKPTVRLAMPLSGVRHASAGITGTILTIALITALLAVLAAVWLAGGITRSLADVADVARRIGSGDMSARARVDARDETSDVAIALNTMAENLEQTRRRLQERSAYLSSVLDNMADGVIVVGTDETIQLFNPAAASLLSVAPGEALGRHINEVVKHYELRDMVRRSLRLRTLVQGEVRIAAADHRHVAAATSPVEGEDGQIVGAVASLRDITEIKRLQLVRQDFVANAGHELRTPVAAIRSLAETLHSGAISDSAAAPRFVEQIVENTVRLERLINDMMALARMEAAPVSLAPGSVNVRRLMESTLERLAPQAHEKGLHVSIEVPDDLTVWGQEDSLAAALVNLLDNAIKYTPAEGRVTLEARSINGTVELVVADTGPGIPYGDRERIFERFYRVDRARSRALGGTGLGLSIVKHAVESNRGKVWVECPDEGGSRFIIHVPASAPSDSELRAESS; encoded by the coding sequence ATGCGTCTCACACTGAAGTGGAAAGTGGCCGCTGCCTACTCCGCACTGATCGTCCTCATGTGCGTGGGGCTCAATCTTGTGGTGCGCCAGACTGTTTCTGACGCCATGACCACACGCCTGCGTGAGGATCTATCAGGCGCCGCCAGGCTTATCCGAGCCGCCATTGATCGAGCAGAGCCGGGTGCTGATCTGGAAGACCTTGTCGCCGACCTGTCGGCACGATGCAACGCGCGGGTCACTTTGGTCGCGCCGAACGGCCGTGTGCTTGCGGATTCCGCCGCCGACCCGGAGACCATGGAGCCGCATGATACCCGGATCGAGATCGTGGAGGCCCGGCAGACGGGACTGGCCTGGTCCGTGAGGCCGAGCGCCACAGTGGGCATTCCCATGCTCTACGTGGCCGAATCGGCGGGTCCTGACAAGCCCACGGTGCGGCTCGCCATGCCCTTGTCCGGGGTTCGTCATGCTTCTGCCGGCATCACCGGGACGATCCTGACCATCGCGCTCATAACTGCTCTGCTGGCCGTTCTCGCCGCCGTCTGGCTTGCCGGCGGCATCACTCGCTCTCTGGCCGACGTCGCCGATGTCGCGCGACGGATCGGGTCCGGCGACATGTCCGCTCGTGCCCGCGTGGATGCGCGCGATGAAACATCTGACGTGGCTATCGCCCTGAACACCATGGCGGAGAATCTCGAGCAGACTCGCCGCAGGCTCCAGGAGCGATCGGCGTACCTCAGCTCGGTCCTGGATAACATGGCTGACGGGGTCATTGTTGTGGGTACCGACGAGACGATCCAGCTCTTCAACCCCGCAGCCGCAAGCCTCCTCTCAGTGGCGCCCGGTGAAGCTCTGGGGCGCCACATCAACGAAGTTGTGAAGCACTATGAACTGCGGGATATGGTGCGCCGATCCCTGCGTCTGCGCACCTTGGTGCAGGGCGAAGTGCGCATCGCCGCAGCGGATCATCGCCACGTGGCGGCCGCGACAAGCCCGGTGGAAGGCGAGGACGGACAGATCGTGGGCGCAGTGGCCTCACTGCGCGACATCACCGAAATCAAACGCCTCCAGCTGGTGCGCCAGGACTTCGTGGCGAACGCAGGCCACGAGCTACGCACGCCGGTCGCCGCAATCCGCTCCTTAGCCGAGACGCTGCACTCCGGGGCGATTTCCGACAGCGCCGCCGCGCCGCGCTTCGTTGAGCAGATCGTTGAGAACACGGTCCGCCTGGAGCGTCTCATCAATGATATGATGGCGTTGGCCCGTATGGAAGCCGCGCCGGTCTCCCTGGCGCCAGGTTCGGTCAATGTCCGCAGGCTCATGGAGAGCACCCTTGAGCGACTTGCCCCTCAGGCCCACGAGAAAGGCCTTCACGTGAGTATAGAGGTACCGGATGACCTTACCGTCTGGGGTCAAGAAGACTCCCTCGCGGCGGCGCTGGTCAATCTCCTGGATAACGCCATCAAGTACACCCCCGCCGAAGGGCGCGTTACGCTGGAAGCCCGAAGTATCAATGGAACCGTTGAGCTGGTGGTCGCGGATACCGGTCCCGGCATCCCATACGGCGACCGCGAGCGCATCTTCGAGCGTTTCTACCGCGTAGACCGCGCCCGGTCCCGTGCCCTCGGGGGCACCGGCCTCGGCCTGAGCATCGTCAAGCATGCGGTTGAATCAAACCGTGGCAAGGTCTGGGTCGAATGCCCTGACGAGGGTGGTTCACGGTTCATCATCCATGTCCCCGCCAGTGCTCCGTCTGACTCCGAATTGCGCGCCGAGTCGTCTTAA
- a CDS encoding response regulator transcription factor: MSDTILIIEDDTSIADSVAYSLRQEGFQVLVEYDGPSGLAQAVESKPNLVLLDLMLPGMGGLDVFRAIRKHSSAPVVMLTARDSESDRVAGIELGADDYITKPFYMRELVARVKMILRRARKADENEDDVLQVRDLIVDTARRTVTVAGREVDLTPREFNLLECLARNHGRALTRDVILEQAWEESEYIDPRTVDVHIRWLRQKIEDDPSSPKRILTVRAIGYKLAD; the protein is encoded by the coding sequence ATGTCCGACACGATCCTCATCATCGAGGACGATACAAGTATCGCGGATTCGGTCGCCTACAGTCTCCGGCAGGAGGGTTTCCAGGTGCTGGTGGAGTATGATGGGCCCTCCGGTCTTGCGCAGGCGGTGGAGAGCAAGCCGAATCTGGTGCTGCTCGATCTCATGCTGCCCGGAATGGGTGGGCTCGACGTCTTCCGAGCCATCCGAAAGCATTCCTCGGCCCCTGTCGTGATGCTCACCGCCAGGGATTCTGAGAGCGATCGAGTTGCGGGTATCGAGTTGGGTGCTGACGACTACATCACGAAGCCGTTCTATATGCGCGAGCTGGTTGCACGCGTGAAGATGATCCTGCGCAGGGCCCGTAAAGCCGACGAGAACGAGGACGATGTGCTGCAGGTGCGGGACCTCATCGTGGACACCGCGCGTCGCACTGTCACGGTGGCCGGGCGCGAGGTTGACCTCACTCCGCGGGAGTTCAACCTGCTGGAATGCCTGGCGCGGAACCACGGCCGGGCGCTCACCCGCGACGTGATCCTGGAACAGGCCTGGGAGGAAAGCGAGTATATCGACCCGCGCACCGTCGACGTCCATATTCGATGGCTGCGGCAGAAGATCGAGGACGATCCGAGCTCACCCAAGCGTATCCTGACCGTGCGAGCGATCGGCTACAAATTGGCGGACTGA
- a CDS encoding alpha-L-fucosidase yields the protein MPTAIPTPRQLEYQDWEFGIFLHFGVRTFYEGHRDWDGKPMSPEGFQPSALDCEQWVTTAKQAGAKYMVMTAKHHDGFANWPSKYTDFSVASSSWRDGKGDVVREFTDACHKHGMGVGLYYSPAEASPTFHTPEQYDDKFVGQISEILDGYGQVDVLWFDGCGSEGHEYDWPRIVQEIRRLQPNVLIFSMADPDIRWVGNEAGLAPMPIWNTVREVPFSIQTQGKVRVDSGSKWLPAECDCRMREVNWFYSDQDEHTIKSVEELMGLYYMSVGRGCNLLLNIGPDRRGLLPDADAARLLEFGAEVRRRFANPLTRLADFERENETRWGCQLPEPMLIDHAVIQEDLTRGEHVRRFELKMLTTSGHDPIVLYRGDNIGHKAICRFPLVKARKVWLEILEQDGDVDLREISFFNACG from the coding sequence ATGCCCACCGCAATTCCGACCCCGCGCCAGTTGGAGTACCAGGACTGGGAGTTCGGAATATTCCTTCATTTCGGAGTCCGCACGTTCTACGAGGGCCACCGCGACTGGGATGGCAAGCCCATGTCTCCGGAAGGCTTTCAGCCCTCAGCCCTGGACTGCGAGCAGTGGGTCACCACTGCGAAGCAGGCCGGTGCGAAGTATATGGTGATGACCGCGAAACATCATGACGGCTTTGCTAACTGGCCCTCGAAGTACACCGATTTCAGCGTCGCATCCAGTTCCTGGCGAGACGGCAAGGGCGATGTCGTCCGCGAGTTCACCGATGCGTGCCACAAGCACGGTATGGGCGTGGGGCTTTACTACTCGCCGGCCGAAGCCTCACCCACCTTCCACACGCCGGAGCAGTATGACGACAAGTTCGTCGGACAGATCAGCGAGATTCTGGACGGATACGGGCAGGTGGACGTGCTCTGGTTCGACGGGTGCGGGTCGGAAGGCCACGAGTATGACTGGCCCCGAATCGTCCAGGAGATACGCCGGCTGCAGCCGAATGTGCTGATCTTTAGCATGGCCGACCCGGACATCCGCTGGGTGGGTAATGAAGCCGGTCTCGCACCTATGCCCATCTGGAACACGGTGAGAGAGGTGCCTTTCAGCATACAGACCCAGGGCAAGGTGCGGGTGGATAGCGGCAGCAAGTGGCTTCCCGCAGAGTGTGACTGCCGCATGCGCGAAGTCAACTGGTTCTACAGCGACCAGGACGAGCACACCATCAAGAGCGTGGAAGAACTGATGGGATTGTACTACATGTCTGTGGGTCGGGGCTGCAACCTGCTGCTCAATATCGGCCCGGACCGGCGGGGTCTCCTGCCCGATGCCGACGCAGCGAGACTGCTTGAGTTCGGGGCCGAGGTCAGGCGCCGCTTCGCCAATCCCCTGACCCGGCTCGCCGATTTTGAGCGCGAGAATGAGACTCGCTGGGGCTGCCAGTTGCCGGAGCCGATGCTCATTGACCATGCTGTCATTCAGGAAGATTTGACACGGGGCGAGCATGTGCGACGGTTCGAACTGAAAATGCTCACGACTTCCGGACACGACCCGATTGTGCTGTACCGGGGGGACAATATCGGCCACAAGGCCATCTGCCGTTTCCCGCTGGTGAAGGCCCGGAAGGTCTGGCTGGAAATCCTGGAGCAGGATGGCGATGTTGATCTGCGCGAGATCTCGTTCTTCAATGCATGCGGCTAG
- a CDS encoding sugar phosphate isomerase/epimerase — translation MLISATTVMLPQFDMRETARFLSDLGFDGAEWRCRHIPEGQQGKPFSPWGNVKNDFSPNNLAERGEELLAVSEEYGLKVVALATAMPASDLDEVRKVAEGCAKWGIPMFRLGAPRGYSRDESYPSLIEDTIEAFGRALEITKPLGVRVILEIHRNTVACSATQAWNIVRHFDPADVGVIFDIANMSLGQGYEPFKMGLDLLGPYVAHVHAGGGRVSPGERDDKGQLTWNWDTCDLADSIADVAEFVGDLEAMGYQGFISVEDFRDMDPAQKLGEQLRFLRSVSS, via the coding sequence ATGCTTATCTCCGCCACAACCGTGATGCTGCCGCAGTTTGACATGCGTGAGACTGCCCGATTCCTGTCGGACCTGGGCTTCGACGGCGCCGAATGGCGCTGCCGACACATCCCGGAGGGCCAGCAGGGGAAACCCTTCTCCCCCTGGGGCAATGTGAAGAACGACTTCAGCCCCAACAACCTGGCGGAACGCGGCGAGGAGTTGCTGGCCGTCAGCGAGGAATATGGACTGAAGGTGGTGGCTTTGGCTACCGCTATGCCGGCGAGTGACCTGGATGAGGTTCGCAAGGTTGCCGAGGGCTGCGCGAAGTGGGGCATTCCCATGTTCCGGCTCGGTGCGCCGCGAGGGTACTCCCGAGACGAAAGCTACCCCAGCCTGATCGAAGACACCATCGAGGCTTTCGGCAGGGCCCTGGAGATCACAAAGCCCCTGGGTGTGCGCGTGATCCTGGAAATCCACCGCAACACCGTGGCCTGCAGCGCCACCCAGGCGTGGAACATCGTGCGGCACTTCGACCCGGCCGATGTGGGAGTGATTTTCGACATCGCCAACATGAGCCTGGGCCAGGGATATGAGCCCTTCAAGATGGGCCTGGACCTGCTGGGTCCTTACGTGGCTCATGTGCATGCGGGAGGCGGCAGAGTGAGCCCCGGTGAGCGCGACGACAAGGGACAGCTCACCTGGAATTGGGACACCTGCGATCTTGCCGACAGCATCGCGGATGTCGCCGAGTTCGTGGGCGACCTGGAAGCCATGGGTTACCAGGGGTTCATCTCGGTGGAAGACTTCCGGGACATGGACCCGGCGCAGAAACTGGGGGAGCAGTTGCGCTTCCTGCGGTCTGTGAGCTCCTGA
- a CDS encoding thioredoxin fold domain-containing protein: MSEKTNGIIELTDTDFDAGAVAEGWCLVDFYATWCPHCKAFRPDYEAFADSYGGPVKLYAADVDAAKNATKAHKVRSIPCLVLLRDGEIVKTKTGAMKPDALAAWIEEHVTD; encoded by the coding sequence ATGAGCGAAAAGACAAACGGGATCATCGAGCTGACTGACACGGACTTCGATGCCGGGGCCGTTGCGGAAGGCTGGTGTCTGGTAGACTTCTATGCCACCTGGTGCCCGCACTGCAAGGCGTTCCGGCCCGACTACGAGGCATTCGCGGACAGCTACGGCGGTCCGGTCAAGCTGTACGCTGCCGATGTTGATGCGGCGAAGAATGCGACAAAAGCCCACAAGGTGCGCTCGATTCCCTGTCTTGTTCTCCTGCGCGACGGCGAGATTGTGAAGACCAAGACCGGCGCGATGAAGCCCGACGCCCTGGCAGCGTGGATCGAGGAGCACGTGACCGATTAG
- a CDS encoding beta-galactosidase has product MRKVISAALFALLCLSVTTSVCAEEVTVLFDGSDPAAWDTARDRDRLNREFSLSELTRIEGPALRWRFVSRGVSFNDIFLRRPVSRGFEKIRVQVRNAGASVTLAAKVADANGAEWTANQVGVEAGAEQRWIEFPWGEWKVASWSRDADGRMDFPLRFFTLIAFGVRPDTEYNVEVFRVETVSPDPPVATLRSLDFPRTVRAGQEYTAALSFSLDRPCRDDQARLILRHGKTMVAKVPLSLPEPLSAAEPGKVYSISDIPVRIPQFAWGGQSSLQLQLGEAHVELNGTRVDEEVFPVTVEARTPGHVVAAVRMHNGAPTLFINGKPHNGMAYTAYGPSVEVFTDFAQAGVNLFSFSATPTEAGYGLSRTAWTAPDEYDFSQLDERVMMVLAANPDAYIFPRLYLHAPEWWSKQHPDEIVLMDPGDGKPVPFIHSGGKPAPCWASEIWRKDTIEGLRRLIAHVEGSPYADRIVGYHLASGTTEEWMMWGGNENEWVDYSPANHRAFRKWLAAKYADVDALRAAWGDPQVTFETAAVPSKARRQASRMGALRDPAQEQQIIDYYLYNSDMVADTIAVLSRAVKEITRREKAVGVFYGYTLQLCGEQRQQNAGHLALAQVLACPDVDFVCSPTSYAFRQLGGEGTSHFMSLLGSVKLHEKLWFDENDIRTSLSPGEVGSWGRPANVDGDIIQQDKELANVLTNGAAQWWFDVGANRYDDDRLMARIGELTRNAEQALSLDRRPADEVAMVVDERSLCYLQVAHWLGSELLVGYLPGLHRIGAPVGHYLASDLPRIADHKLFLFMTSFAPTEADRKAVDALKRDGNVLVFFYVPGLYRDGKLDPAAMEEFTGIRLGLSMKEQPLRVTLTGDHPLLDGQAGKQYGSGRNVAPICSADDPAATVLGTLPDGSPGLVVKEYEDWTAVHSAAGLMPTEIVRALAQKAGVHLYIDTPDVVWAARDMVSVSVKDPGTRTIRLPEPRGVRDLYTGQELAPRTGEFSADFADRATRVFVLD; this is encoded by the coding sequence ATGCGCAAAGTCATCTCGGCGGCTCTCTTCGCACTGCTTTGTCTCTCCGTGACGACTTCAGTCTGCGCGGAGGAGGTGACGGTTCTTTTCGACGGATCGGACCCCGCCGCCTGGGATACTGCAAGAGACCGTGACCGTCTGAACAGGGAGTTCTCGCTGAGTGAGCTGACCCGGATCGAGGGCCCTGCCCTGCGCTGGCGGTTCGTTTCGCGCGGCGTTTCCTTCAATGACATCTTCCTGCGCCGCCCCGTGTCCCGGGGGTTTGAGAAGATCCGCGTGCAGGTGCGCAATGCAGGAGCGAGTGTCACTCTTGCGGCCAAGGTCGCCGACGCCAACGGCGCCGAGTGGACCGCGAACCAAGTGGGGGTCGAGGCCGGCGCCGAACAGCGCTGGATCGAGTTCCCGTGGGGAGAATGGAAGGTCGCCTCGTGGTCGCGCGATGCAGACGGCCGCATGGACTTTCCTCTGCGGTTCTTCACCCTCATCGCCTTCGGGGTGCGCCCGGACACGGAGTACAACGTGGAAGTCTTCCGGGTAGAGACCGTCTCCCCGGACCCGCCTGTCGCAACCTTGCGCTCCCTGGATTTCCCCCGCACCGTGCGTGCCGGGCAGGAGTACACGGCGGCTCTGTCGTTCTCCCTTGACCGTCCCTGCAGAGATGACCAGGCGCGCCTGATCCTGCGCCACGGGAAAACCATGGTGGCCAAAGTTCCCCTGTCACTGCCGGAACCGTTGAGCGCTGCCGAGCCGGGCAAGGTGTACTCGATCAGTGACATCCCGGTGCGCATACCTCAGTTCGCCTGGGGAGGGCAGTCCTCCCTGCAGTTGCAGCTCGGTGAAGCGCATGTCGAATTGAATGGAACTCGAGTTGACGAGGAGGTCTTCCCCGTGACCGTGGAAGCGCGCACGCCGGGACACGTCGTAGCAGCCGTCCGCATGCACAATGGCGCACCGACGCTGTTCATCAACGGAAAGCCCCACAATGGAATGGCCTACACGGCTTACGGCCCATCAGTGGAGGTGTTCACCGACTTCGCGCAGGCCGGGGTGAACCTCTTCTCCTTCAGCGCCACGCCGACGGAAGCTGGGTATGGCCTGAGCCGCACTGCCTGGACCGCTCCGGACGAGTATGACTTCTCCCAACTCGACGAGCGCGTGATGATGGTGCTTGCCGCGAATCCCGATGCCTACATTTTCCCGCGCCTGTATCTGCATGCTCCCGAATGGTGGAGCAAGCAACACCCCGACGAGATCGTGCTCATGGACCCGGGCGACGGTAAGCCCGTGCCCTTTATCCATTCTGGCGGCAAGCCCGCGCCGTGCTGGGCTTCCGAGATCTGGCGGAAGGACACCATCGAGGGTCTGCGACGGCTCATCGCCCACGTGGAAGGATCGCCCTACGCCGACCGGATCGTCGGCTACCACCTGGCATCTGGAACGACCGAAGAATGGATGATGTGGGGCGGCAACGAGAATGAGTGGGTGGATTACTCTCCTGCGAACCACCGGGCTTTCCGCAAGTGGCTGGCGGCCAAGTATGCGGATGTCGACGCATTGCGCGCGGCCTGGGGCGACCCCCAGGTCACTTTCGAGACGGCCGCTGTGCCCAGCAAGGCCCGGCGCCAGGCCAGCCGGATGGGTGCCCTGCGCGACCCGGCGCAGGAGCAACAGATCATCGACTACTACTTGTACAACTCAGACATGGTGGCCGACACCATCGCGGTTCTCTCCAGGGCGGTGAAGGAGATCACCCGGCGCGAAAAGGCCGTAGGCGTCTTCTACGGATACACGCTGCAGTTGTGCGGCGAACAGCGTCAGCAGAATGCCGGGCATCTCGCGCTGGCACAGGTGCTCGCCTGCCCGGACGTAGATTTCGTCTGCAGCCCCACAAGCTATGCTTTCCGGCAACTGGGCGGCGAGGGCACCAGCCACTTCATGTCATTGCTGGGGAGCGTGAAGCTCCATGAGAAGCTGTGGTTCGACGAGAACGACATCCGCACGTCCCTCTCGCCGGGCGAAGTGGGCTCCTGGGGACGTCCTGCCAACGTTGACGGAGACATCATCCAGCAGGACAAGGAACTCGCCAATGTGCTCACCAATGGAGCGGCTCAGTGGTGGTTCGACGTGGGCGCGAACCGCTACGATGACGACCGCCTCATGGCGCGCATCGGCGAATTGACGCGCAATGCCGAGCAGGCCCTGAGCCTGGACCGCCGCCCGGCTGACGAGGTGGCGATGGTCGTGGACGAGCGCTCCCTGTGTTACCTGCAGGTGGCGCACTGGCTGGGGAGCGAACTGCTGGTGGGGTATCTGCCCGGGCTCCACAGAATCGGCGCGCCGGTGGGACACTACCTGGCATCCGACCTGCCGCGCATTGCGGACCACAAGCTGTTCCTCTTCATGACCAGTTTCGCGCCAACCGAAGCCGACCGCAAGGCAGTGGATGCACTCAAGCGCGACGGGAACGTGCTGGTCTTCTTCTACGTGCCGGGACTGTACCGCGACGGGAAGCTGGATCCGGCAGCGATGGAGGAGTTCACGGGGATCAGGCTGGGCCTGTCCATGAAAGAGCAGCCGCTGAGGGTCACCCTCACGGGGGACCATCCCCTGTTAGATGGGCAGGCGGGAAAGCAGTACGGCTCGGGACGAAATGTAGCCCCCATCTGCAGCGCTGACGACCCGGCGGCCACTGTGCTGGGGACGCTTCCAGATGGTTCCCCAGGGCTTGTGGTGAAGGAATACGAGGACTGGACCGCCGTGCACTCCGCTGCGGGGCTCATGCCCACTGAGATCGTGCGGGCGCTGGCTCAGAAAGCCGGTGTACACCTGTACATCGACACTCCGGACGTCGTCTGGGCGGCGCGGGATATGGTATCGGTGAGTGTGAAAGACCCCGGGACGCGAACCATCCGGTTGCCCGAGCCCCGCGGTGTTCGCGACCTGTACACTGGGCAGGAGTTGGCCCCGCGCACCGGCGAGTTCTCGGCGGACTTCGCTGATCGTGCGACAAGGGTATTCGTACTGGACTGA
- a CDS encoding pyridoxamine 5'-phosphate oxidase family protein has translation MTREEALAKLEEMMASGSSFVMATVDENDHPQMRWMGAIVKDPARECMYYLACGAGSRKMVQIAHNPATQLMFHTEGFQCVATVSGKACAVHDRDLKQVVWDSTPALARYFAGPDDPMFALIGFEPESMEILCIGASHEPVKVSLCQ, from the coding sequence ATGACTCGCGAGGAAGCGTTGGCCAAGCTCGAAGAGATGATGGCGTCGGGCAGTTCCTTTGTGATGGCGACGGTGGACGAGAATGATCACCCCCAGATGCGCTGGATGGGAGCGATTGTGAAAGACCCCGCGCGGGAATGCATGTACTACCTGGCCTGTGGCGCGGGTTCGCGGAAGATGGTGCAGATCGCCCACAATCCCGCAACCCAGCTCATGTTCCATACCGAGGGCTTCCAATGTGTGGCCACGGTGAGCGGCAAAGCCTGCGCCGTGCACGACAGGGACCTGAAGCAAGTCGTCTGGGACTCGACACCCGCGCTTGCCCGCTATTTCGCTGGGCCGGATGACCCGATGTTCGCCTTGATCGGCTTTGAGCCCGAGAGCATGGAAATCCTGTGCATCGGAGCCTCACACGAGCCGGTGAAGGTCTCCCTCTGCCAGTGA
- a CDS encoding CopG family transcriptional regulator, which translates to MNKRSLASDKVTIKIPRPLYEKLAAAIDGAGYDSVTDFVVYVLRDIVSTHGLTQESHALTESELATVKERLRSLGYL; encoded by the coding sequence ATGAACAAGCGATCGCTTGCATCCGACAAGGTGACCATCAAGATCCCGCGCCCGCTGTATGAAAAGCTTGCAGCCGCGATCGACGGCGCCGGTTACGATTCGGTCACTGACTTTGTGGTGTATGTGCTGCGGGACATTGTCAGCACCCACGGTCTGACCCAGGAGTCCCACGCGTTGACGGAGAGCGAGCTCGCCACAGTGAAGGAGCGTCTCCGTTCTCTCGGTTACCTGTGA